From the genome of Virgibacillus siamensis, one region includes:
- a CDS encoding AraC family transcriptional regulator, whose product MESIEIDHNLKELTQHRTVVLPIACYETRVNQNVLGYIPLHWHDELQFVFIKKGEATFQLNGENVVVREGDGLFINSGILHMAEERNQSDCTYICLNVSPHFVLSQELYTRYVAPYIQATNLSCFHVDANVSWGKSVLDAIEQINQSIQQKAPYYEMDITIQLTVIWKNIIMNGFPLKYDQTAMLKGQRLKQMINWIHLHYSEKIMLDDIARAGQLSRSECCRYFKRILKTTPLSYVMDYRIQKSLSLLQQADSNVTEVAYQVGFNSTSYFIERFRNMMNRTPLAYKKLKMDEGY is encoded by the coding sequence ATAGAAAGTATTGAGATTGATCATAACTTAAAGGAACTTACCCAGCATCGGACTGTCGTGTTGCCGATTGCATGTTATGAAACTAGGGTTAACCAAAATGTACTTGGCTATATACCCCTTCATTGGCATGATGAACTTCAATTTGTTTTTATTAAGAAAGGTGAAGCAACTTTTCAACTAAATGGAGAAAATGTCGTCGTTCGGGAAGGCGACGGGTTGTTTATCAATAGTGGAATACTGCACATGGCTGAAGAAAGGAATCAATCGGATTGTACATATATTTGTTTAAATGTTTCGCCTCATTTTGTTTTGTCACAGGAACTTTACACACGCTATGTAGCGCCTTATATTCAAGCGACTAATTTATCCTGTTTCCATGTTGATGCAAATGTGTCCTGGGGAAAATCCGTTTTGGATGCCATCGAACAAATCAATCAAAGCATTCAACAAAAAGCCCCATACTATGAAATGGACATCACGATACAGCTTACAGTTATTTGGAAAAACATTATCATGAACGGCTTTCCATTGAAATATGATCAAACGGCAATGTTAAAGGGGCAACGATTGAAACAAATGATAAATTGGATACATCTGCATTATTCGGAGAAAATCATGCTCGATGATATTGCAAGAGCTGGTCAATTAAGCCGTTCTGAGTGCTGTCGGTATTTCAAACGAATTTTAAAAACAACCCCGCTCAGCTATGTAATGGATTATCGCATTCAAAAAAGCCTAAGTCTGCTGCAACAAGCGGACTCCAATGTTACTGAAGTTGCCTATCAAGTAGGATTTAACAGTACAAGCTATTTTATTGAAAGGTTCAGAAACATGATGAATAGGACACCATTGGCATACAAAAAATTAAAAATGGATGAGGGTTATTAA
- a CDS encoding YwbE family protein: MSGTQRKNIKHGQKVRVVQKQDQRSGKLTEGVVSKILTNSASHPHGIKVMLENGTVGRVKEIVN; this comes from the coding sequence ATGTCAGGAACCCAAAGAAAAAATATAAAGCATGGACAAAAAGTACGTGTTGTACAAAAGCAGGACCAGCGCTCTGGAAAATTAACGGAAGGTGTGGTGTCAAAAATATTGACAAATTCTGCTTCTCATCCGCATGGCATCAAGGTTATGCTGGAGAACGGCACGGTAGGCAGAGTGAAAGAAATCGTTAACTAA
- a CDS encoding serine/threonine protein kinase — protein sequence MENKWDIASDSLSQITVFSNPDNKPVTIYGHAEELKCVGVGTDAAVFQHLYAPSYAFKVYAEDKVSKIETEKNIYDKLDGTSYFPACFAANDRYLVLSYEEGITLFDCLLQGVHVPEQVVKDVEDAREHVREKGLNPRDMHLKNIILQNGRAKIIDVSEYIHPGNDFRWEHLKKGYQTYYHLIDGYAIPFWLIETVRKWYNQHQKRFASFDEFMRTVIRLTTFKSEKKTREHNKER from the coding sequence ATGGAAAATAAGTGGGACATCGCAAGCGATTCGCTTTCCCAAATTACCGTTTTTTCAAATCCGGACAATAAGCCTGTCACTATATACGGTCATGCTGAAGAACTGAAGTGTGTTGGTGTTGGTACAGATGCAGCCGTTTTTCAGCATCTTTATGCCCCTTCATATGCATTTAAAGTTTATGCGGAAGATAAAGTATCCAAGATAGAGACAGAAAAAAATATTTATGACAAGTTGGATGGAACATCATATTTTCCGGCATGTTTTGCGGCAAATGATAGATACCTTGTTCTAAGCTATGAGGAAGGGATCACGCTCTTCGACTGCCTCTTGCAAGGTGTTCATGTTCCCGAACAGGTTGTAAAAGATGTGGAAGATGCGAGAGAACATGTGCGTGAAAAAGGTCTGAATCCCCGTGACATGCATTTGAAAAATATTATATTGCAGAACGGAAGGGCCAAAATCATTGATGTCTCTGAATATATACATCCGGGAAATGATTTTCGCTGGGAACATTTAAAAAAAGGATATCAAACATATTATCATTTAATTGATGGATATGCGATTCCGTTTTGGTTAATAGAAACAGTCCGTAAGTGGTACAATCAGCACCAAAAACGTTTTGCATCATTCGATGAGTTCATGAGAACCGTTATAAGGCTTACAACGTTTAAAAGTGAGAAAAAAACGAGGGAACATAATAAGGAAAGATAA
- a CDS encoding polysaccharide deacetylase family protein codes for MIKRIKWPGWIIIILFLAGVVFGINQVLAKVLEETSEPEKKVVDSSVYPGLNIKTETEKTDVYTLSVSQPYTNNNQINKPIDTWVDKQKKDFTSGIKESKNMLEKNGFRAHLNIQAEPEKIADKIYTLKFQAYQITGGANGITKMKSFVIDLNQNKLLQADDVFQLDNEAQQAIRKLILEELHSNKKINTYLFDDMAKKALKDPKNWKWTVSRKHVTFYFDEYEIAAGAAGAIEAEIPMKQMKPYLNETFAKKIAVKIPEKEKSRKEEQHSEDNAKLDPDGKYVALTFDDGPLPEVTPRVLDALKKHDAKATFFMLGSQVRYYPTLANEVDEAGHEIGNHTMNHQDLTVLPPDKIREEIQKSSRIIEKAIGRTPTLLRPPYGASNDDVEQVATDLGVPIVMWSVDSLDWKSLNATAVNKEVMSNVAPGSIVLMHDIHPSTADALPQLLTSLEERGYQMVTVSQLLELWDENGVGPHYGKLG; via the coding sequence ATGATTAAACGTATAAAGTGGCCCGGTTGGATTATCATTATTTTGTTTCTTGCTGGAGTTGTTTTTGGAATAAATCAAGTTCTTGCCAAGGTTTTGGAAGAAACGTCTGAACCGGAAAAGAAGGTTGTAGATTCCAGTGTTTATCCGGGTTTGAACATCAAAACGGAGACGGAAAAAACAGACGTTTATACATTGTCGGTCAGTCAGCCATATACGAATAATAATCAGATTAATAAACCAATTGATACTTGGGTTGACAAGCAGAAAAAGGACTTTACTTCGGGGATTAAAGAATCGAAAAATATGCTTGAGAAGAATGGTTTCCGTGCGCACTTAAATATACAAGCGGAACCGGAAAAAATAGCTGATAAAATCTATACGCTTAAGTTCCAGGCGTATCAGATAACCGGCGGTGCAAACGGAATAACAAAAATGAAGTCATTCGTCATTGATCTGAATCAAAACAAATTGTTGCAAGCCGATGATGTTTTTCAGTTGGATAATGAAGCACAACAGGCTATCAGAAAGCTAATATTGGAAGAATTACATAGCAATAAAAAAATCAATACTTATCTCTTTGATGATATGGCCAAGAAAGCTTTAAAGGATCCGAAAAATTGGAAGTGGACTGTCAGCCGCAAGCATGTGACATTTTATTTTGACGAATATGAAATTGCAGCAGGTGCGGCTGGTGCGATAGAAGCAGAAATTCCCATGAAGCAAATGAAACCGTATCTTAATGAAACGTTTGCGAAAAAAATAGCTGTGAAGATTCCCGAAAAAGAAAAAAGCCGGAAAGAAGAACAGCATTCCGAGGATAACGCGAAACTTGATCCAGATGGAAAATATGTTGCCTTAACATTTGATGATGGTCCACTTCCGGAAGTTACGCCACGGGTTCTGGATGCACTGAAAAAGCATGATGCGAAAGCAACATTTTTCATGCTTGGAAGTCAGGTAAGGTATTACCCGACTCTTGCCAATGAGGTGGATGAGGCAGGCCATGAAATTGGAAACCATACGATGAATCATCAGGATTTAACTGTCCTGCCGCCGGATAAAATTAGGGAAGAAATCCAAAAATCCAGCCGTATCATTGAAAAAGCTATTGGCCGGACTCCAACATTATTGCGTCCGCCATATGGGGCGTCTAATGATGATGTTGAGCAGGTTGCCACCGATTTAGGGGTTCCTATTGTCATGTGGTCTGTTGATTCACTTGACTGGAAAAGTCTCAATGCAACAGCGGTAAACAAGGAAGTAATGTCCAATGTAGCACCGGGATCTATTGTGTTAATGCATGATATCCATCCCTCAACAGCTGACGCACTGCCACAATTGTTGACCTCACTGGAGGAGCGTGGCTACCAGATGGTAACTGTCTCACAGCTTCTTGAATTATGGGACGAAAATGGTGTTGGACCACATTATGGTAAATTAGGGTAA
- a CDS encoding thioredoxin family protein, with amino-acid sequence MRNFNELTSIDAVKEFINEQPLSFLYITTPNCSVCHGLKPQVQDLMEKYPDIALGLVNAHEVTEIAGMLSIFTAPVLLLFVDGKEYIRNARIVHLDLLDEKIDKVYQYMKK; translated from the coding sequence ATGAGAAATTTTAACGAATTGACAAGCATAGATGCAGTAAAAGAATTCATTAATGAGCAGCCATTATCATTTTTGTATATAACAACACCTAATTGCAGTGTCTGTCACGGGTTAAAGCCTCAGGTTCAAGATTTAATGGAAAAATATCCTGATATCGCACTCGGATTAGTCAATGCCCATGAGGTTACCGAAATTGCCGGCATGCTTTCCATTTTTACAGCACCTGTTTTGTTGCTATTTGTTGATGGAAAAGAATATATTCGGAATGCACGGATTGTACATTTGGATCTTTTGGATGAAAAGATTGATAAAGTTTATCAGTATATGAAAAAATAA
- a CDS encoding oxidoreductase — MNPPKKNQPIAFITGASGGFGLLTSIALAKAGYFVVASMRNLAKKEKLVELAQVKEVETSIKCIQLDVTKQDEIEDVMSEVINLYGRIDVLINNAGYAAGGYTEEVSLKAWRQQFETNFFGLVAVTKEVLPHMRKRLKGTIINLSSISGRMALPGLGPYSASKHAVEGFSESLRLEMLPYGVHVVLIEPGSYQTDIWAKGMGDFTADPSSPYKDKNERLLKIVNHIAKTAGDPEEVIRMIARVAQDDHPDLRYPVGKGVKNQIRFKNLLPWRWLERVILKKL, encoded by the coding sequence ATGAATCCACCAAAAAAAAATCAACCCATCGCATTCATAACAGGAGCCTCAGGCGGATTTGGTCTTTTGACAAGTATAGCCCTAGCAAAGGCTGGCTATTTTGTTGTGGCCTCAATGCGAAACCTGGCAAAAAAAGAAAAATTGGTCGAATTGGCACAGGTAAAAGAAGTGGAAACATCCATCAAATGTATCCAATTGGATGTGACCAAACAGGATGAAATTGAGGATGTGATGTCGGAGGTTATCAATCTATACGGGCGGATTGATGTGCTTATTAACAATGCGGGCTATGCTGCAGGCGGTTATACAGAAGAAGTATCCCTTAAAGCATGGCGCCAGCAATTTGAAACCAATTTTTTTGGACTTGTCGCCGTGACAAAGGAAGTTCTGCCGCACATGCGCAAGCGGCTAAAAGGAACCATTATCAATCTTTCCAGTATCAGCGGCCGAATGGCACTTCCCGGTCTGGGACCATATTCTGCATCCAAACATGCTGTTGAAGGATTCAGTGAATCGTTACGGCTGGAAATGCTGCCGTATGGTGTGCATGTCGTATTAATAGAGCCCGGGTCCTATCAAACCGATATTTGGGCAAAAGGGATGGGGGATTTCACAGCTGACCCTTCCTCACCATATAAAGACAAAAACGAACGATTGCTGAAGATTGTTAATCACATCGCAAAAACAGCCGGCGACCCTGAAGAAGTAATCCGAATGATTGCCAGAGTGGCGCAAGATGATCACCCCGACCTAAGATACCCTGTTGGTAAAGGCGTTAAAAATCAAATTCGTTTTAAAAATTTACTGCCGTGGAGATGGTTGGAGCGGGTAATCTTAAAGAAATTATAG
- a CDS encoding twin-arginine translocase TatA/TatE family subunit has translation MGFTNIGIPGLILILGVTLIIFGPRKLPEIGRALGQTLSEFKGSATKLMSDEDEEKEVTRSVETSKKD, from the coding sequence ATGGGTTTTACCAATATCGGCATTCCCGGGTTAATTCTTATTTTAGGAGTTACACTAATTATTTTTGGACCTAGAAAATTACCCGAAATCGGACGTGCCCTTGGACAGACACTTTCGGAATTCAAAGGCTCTGCCACGAAACTTATGAGTGACGAGGACGAAGAAAAGGAAGTAACAAGATCTGTTGAAACATCAAAAAAGGATTAA
- a CDS encoding GMC family oxidoreductase codes for MVKKLDKVDVVTVGVGWAGGIIAAEIAKAGLKIVGLERGDDRNVEDFQMVHDEYRYAIRYELMQDLSKETITFRNNIDERALPMRQFGAFLIGTGVGGAGVHWNGDTWFFSPYDFQIKTMTDKKYGKNKLPEEYTLQDWGITYKELAPYYHKFERMAGTSGELNPLRPERKEKYPTPPMKSTPILDKYMDAAKKLGLHPFRQPSANISEQYTNPDGETLNQCQYCGFCEKFGCEYNAKSSPTVTVIPTAQKTGNFELRTNSNVTGITHDGNKATGVRYVDVQTGEEFEQPADVVVLTSYTINNCKLLLQSELGRPYDPKTGKGVIGKNYCYQITAVATGFFKDRFNAAMGAGALGTTLDDYNNDNFDHSDLDFIHGGSITMKQLGKRPINENGAPEGTPRWGKEFKKESIKWFNRSIPVTSQGASMPHRYNYLSLDPTYKDSYGKPLLRMTYDFTEQDHALYDYITARCADILEEMGAEIVEPKELTEHFNIVPAQNDHITGGVIMGKDPETSALNNYLQMWDVDNVFVIGASAFAHNGGYNPTGTVGALAYRAAEGILKYRKEKGQLVKRKNNSKTV; via the coding sequence ATGGTTAAAAAGTTGGACAAAGTTGATGTTGTTACGGTCGGTGTCGGCTGGGCAGGCGGAATCATTGCTGCTGAAATTGCGAAAGCGGGACTGAAAATCGTTGGTCTTGAACGGGGCGATGACCGCAACGTGGAAGATTTTCAAATGGTTCATGATGAATATCGTTATGCCATTCGATACGAATTAATGCAGGATTTATCCAAAGAAACCATTACTTTTCGAAACAACATCGACGAACGCGCATTACCGATGCGCCAATTCGGAGCATTTCTGATTGGAACCGGTGTCGGCGGTGCAGGGGTTCATTGGAATGGTGACACATGGTTTTTTTCGCCATATGATTTTCAAATTAAAACGATGACCGATAAAAAATATGGCAAAAATAAGCTTCCTGAAGAGTATACGCTCCAGGATTGGGGGATTACATACAAAGAGCTGGCACCTTATTACCACAAATTTGAGCGCATGGCCGGCACCAGCGGAGAACTTAATCCACTCAGACCAGAGCGGAAAGAGAAATACCCAACGCCGCCAATGAAAAGCACACCAATCCTGGATAAATACATGGATGCGGCTAAAAAGCTGGGTCTGCACCCATTTCGTCAGCCATCCGCCAATATCTCAGAACAGTATACAAACCCGGATGGTGAAACATTGAACCAGTGTCAATACTGTGGTTTCTGTGAAAAGTTCGGCTGCGAATATAACGCCAAGTCATCCCCAACGGTTACAGTAATTCCAACCGCACAAAAAACGGGAAATTTTGAACTGCGGACCAATTCAAATGTGACAGGAATTACCCATGATGGAAATAAAGCGACAGGGGTCCGGTATGTCGACGTCCAGACCGGTGAGGAATTTGAGCAGCCGGCAGATGTCGTTGTGCTGACAAGTTATACAATAAATAACTGTAAACTGCTTCTTCAATCGGAGCTTGGCCGCCCGTATGACCCGAAAACCGGAAAAGGTGTCATCGGAAAAAATTACTGTTATCAGATTACCGCTGTCGCAACCGGATTTTTCAAAGACAGGTTTAATGCTGCGATGGGCGCAGGAGCACTTGGCACCACACTGGATGACTACAACAATGACAACTTTGACCATTCGGATCTGGACTTTATCCATGGCGGTTCTATTACCATGAAGCAGCTCGGAAAAAGACCGATCAATGAAAATGGTGCGCCAGAAGGTACACCGAGATGGGGCAAAGAATTTAAGAAAGAATCGATTAAATGGTTCAACCGTTCTATTCCGGTAACATCCCAAGGCGCTTCCATGCCGCACAGATACAACTATTTGAGTCTTGATCCGACATACAAGGACAGCTACGGAAAACCGCTGCTCCGCATGACCTATGATTTTACCGAACAGGATCATGCGTTATACGATTACATCACGGCAAGATGCGCCGATATTTTGGAAGAAATGGGTGCTGAGATTGTTGAACCGAAAGAACTGACGGAACACTTTAACATTGTTCCTGCCCAGAATGATCATATTACCGGTGGGGTCATCATGGGTAAAGACCCTGAAACCTCTGCATTGAACAACTATTTGCAAATGTGGGATGTCGATAATGTATTCGTTATCGGCGCATCCGCATTCGCCCATAACGGCGGCTACAACCCGACCGGAACAGTGGGTGCCCTTGCCTATCGGGCTGCGGAAGGTATTTTAAAATATCGGAAAGAAAAAGGACAATTGGTAAAGCGAAAAAATAACAGCAAGACAGTCTAA
- a CDS encoding gluconate 2-dehydrogenase subunit 3 family protein, with protein sequence MADEEKSDDKISRRKFIRNSSYLAGGAIGGTVLGTFIGTNFLDEETANKSQNNNQPTNFNRALKFFTRQADFQILSAACERIYPKDDLGPGAIELGAPFFIDHELAGAYGNNEREYMKGPFSEGTDYQGYQTPLKRNAVFMAGIRALEKESQSAHNKGFVELDGEQQDKILTKFEDDKIKLKHVSSAYFFELLRSATISGTYADPLYGGNADMEGWKMKDFPGSQMSYLNRIGSKKFIKIKPKSLGDHYS encoded by the coding sequence ATGGCTGATGAGGAAAAATCAGATGACAAAATATCGCGGCGAAAATTCATACGAAATTCAAGCTATTTAGCCGGCGGTGCAATCGGCGGAACTGTTCTTGGTACGTTTATCGGTACCAATTTCCTTGATGAAGAAACCGCAAATAAATCACAAAATAATAATCAACCTACTAATTTTAACCGCGCATTGAAGTTTTTTACGAGACAAGCTGATTTTCAAATATTAAGTGCTGCATGTGAGCGAATCTATCCAAAAGATGATCTCGGACCGGGTGCAATTGAACTGGGTGCTCCATTTTTTATCGATCATGAACTGGCTGGTGCCTATGGAAATAACGAGCGGGAGTACATGAAAGGCCCTTTTTCTGAAGGTACTGATTATCAGGGATACCAGACACCATTAAAACGCAACGCTGTTTTCATGGCGGGAATCAGAGCACTGGAAAAAGAAAGCCAGTCTGCGCATAATAAAGGCTTTGTTGAATTGGACGGCGAGCAGCAGGATAAAATCTTGACAAAATTCGAGGATGACAAGATCAAACTGAAACATGTCAGTTCTGCTTATTTCTTCGAGCTGCTCCGCTCTGCAACCATTTCCGGAACATACGCAGATCCCCTTTATGGCGGAAATGCTGATATGGAAGGCTGGAAGATGAAAGACTTTCCAGGCAGTCAGATGAGTTACCTGAACCGAATCGGAAGCAAAAAGTTTATCAAAATCAAACCAAAGTCATTAGGTGATCATTACTCTTAA
- a CDS encoding YqeB family protein, producing the protein MSLTKDPYHDATMVGLTKKDTSIIFIFLAIAGTVIGYFLPVIVGWLINIPIIPFQDLIKYILSLDGIWLRIICTALGFCAGLFGALLIINDTLHITVNDREINIKQGGTNQSFQQNTIQYIYPDNKQLVIVGNNGYELLRSETDEKQKDLRTAFNDHGYPWSDDDPYADSFQRWVEGNPDLSPAVNALMRARDKALQKDDKDEINDLRNELVKLGIIVRDEKKKQYWRKAE; encoded by the coding sequence TTGTCTTTAACCAAAGATCCTTATCATGATGCAACTATGGTTGGGTTAACCAAAAAAGATACTTCAATTATTTTTATATTTTTAGCCATCGCTGGAACGGTTATTGGCTATTTCCTTCCTGTAATTGTTGGATGGTTGATTAACATTCCCATCATTCCGTTTCAGGACCTTATTAAATACATTCTTTCACTTGACGGAATATGGCTGAGGATTATTTGCACTGCCCTTGGATTTTGTGCAGGACTGTTCGGGGCACTTCTGATTATTAACGATACATTGCATATCACTGTAAATGACCGTGAAATCAACATCAAACAAGGAGGAACTAACCAGTCCTTTCAACAAAATACAATCCAGTATATTTATCCAGATAACAAACAGCTTGTCATCGTCGGAAATAACGGCTATGAACTGCTGCGTTCGGAAACCGATGAAAAACAAAAAGATCTTCGTACTGCCTTTAATGATCATGGATACCCATGGTCAGATGATGATCCATATGCAGATTCTTTTCAAAGGTGGGTCGAAGGGAACCCTGATCTCTCCCCTGCCGTTAATGCTTTGATGCGAGCCAGGGATAAAGCACTGCAAAAAGATGACAAAGATGAGATAAACGATTTACGAAATGAACTAGTTAAACTTGGTATTATAGTTCGAGATGAGAAGAAAAAACAGTATTGGAGAAAAGCTGAATAA
- a CDS encoding GNAT family N-acetyltransferase, whose protein sequence is MTIEFKPMIEEKFDSYLKWMVEDYAGEHVKAGNWSEEEALEKANKQLEQLLPDGLDTKENFLYSVCQDNDPIGILWLNVRLMPQGKHAFIYDIRIDDEQQGKGLGKAAMQELDNYADKHGIQKVALHVFEHNHRAIALYKKMGYEMTSHQMAKVF, encoded by the coding sequence ATGACCATTGAGTTTAAACCTATGATTGAAGAAAAGTTTGATAGTTACCTAAAATGGATGGTGGAAGACTATGCAGGTGAACATGTGAAGGCCGGAAATTGGAGTGAAGAAGAAGCTCTCGAAAAAGCGAACAAGCAATTGGAGCAACTGCTGCCGGATGGTCTGGATACCAAAGAAAATTTTCTTTATTCAGTTTGCCAGGATAATGATCCGATTGGGATTTTGTGGCTGAATGTGCGACTAATGCCACAGGGTAAACATGCTTTTATCTATGACATCAGAATCGACGATGAGCAGCAGGGAAAAGGCCTTGGAAAAGCTGCAATGCAGGAATTGGACAATTATGCTGATAAGCATGGTATTCAGAAAGTCGCATTGCATGTTTTTGAACATAACCACCGCGCGATTGCACTGTATAAAAAAATGGGATATGAAATGACGAGCCATCAGATGGCAAAAGTTTTTTAA
- a CDS encoding glyoxalase: MKINKVTLQSNNLIEVKDFYVNRFGFVLLDSDEKRFSIKVGESILEFQENSRDSEPFYHFAFNIPRNLFREAKEWTRSKVELNTDDGEDEAHFAFLNANACYFYDPAGNIVEFIARASSPASENNFTVKEILNISEINVTTSDVKRAADQLKEAGVPVRENESLDENSLNFMGEADGGAFILLGPAGRRWIFSDKYSEVHPLKILVNDDLIIEQFADGLKLFQGGLS, encoded by the coding sequence ATGAAAATAAATAAAGTAACCTTACAGAGTAATAACCTTATTGAAGTGAAAGATTTTTATGTTAATAGGTTTGGATTTGTATTGCTTGATAGTGATGAAAAGAGGTTTTCCATAAAGGTCGGGGAAAGTATACTGGAGTTTCAGGAAAACAGCCGGGACAGTGAGCCGTTTTATCACTTTGCTTTTAACATTCCCCGGAATCTCTTTCGGGAGGCAAAAGAATGGACGCGGAGCAAAGTGGAACTTAATACCGATGATGGGGAAGATGAGGCGCATTTTGCTTTTCTAAACGCAAATGCATGTTATTTTTACGATCCAGCAGGGAACATTGTGGAATTTATTGCGAGGGCATCATCCCCCGCCTCTGAAAACAATTTCACCGTGAAGGAAATTTTGAATATCAGTGAAATTAATGTAACCACCAGTGACGTTAAACGGGCTGCGGACCAGCTGAAGGAAGCAGGGGTTCCGGTGCGGGAAAATGAATCACTTGATGAGAATAGTTTGAATTTCATGGGAGAAGCGGATGGAGGTGCATTTATACTGCTTGGACCGGCCGGCAGACGATGGATTTTCTCGGATAAGTATTCGGAGGTTCATCCGCTGAAGATTTTGGTGAATGATGACTTGATTATTGAGCAGTTTGCTGATGGATTGAAACTGTTCCAAGGGGGGCTGTCATGA
- a CDS encoding serine hydrolase domain-containing protein, whose product MSCEIRENLSEIQQQINFSGSILVQLENDILLKQGYGYANRSEELENNEATRFGIASGCKLFTAIAVSQLEQNGQLSFDDRLIDCLDVDFPHFDNDITVHHLLSHTSGIPDYFDEEVMDDFEELWVKYPMYNLRELREFLPLFQHGRMMSRPGEKFHYNNAGYILLGMIVEHVSKLRFTDYVQKHIFNKAGMRRSGYFSFDSLPANTALGYIDNPDGTWRTNIYSLPVKGGSDGGAFVTVQDMANLWHVLLNGELLDKKHTDLLMETHCMVKGNSYYGYGVWIRKEGLEKYHVMGYDPGVSFHSAYYPEISATVVVCSNKSDGAFDMMQAIEEALEAQWDRGY is encoded by the coding sequence ATGAGTTGTGAAATTAGGGAGAACCTGTCAGAAATCCAGCAACAGATAAATTTCTCCGGTTCCATTCTGGTTCAACTGGAAAATGACATTTTGCTGAAGCAGGGTTATGGTTATGCCAATCGGTCAGAGGAACTGGAAAATAACGAAGCAACCCGTTTTGGGATTGCTTCAGGGTGTAAGTTGTTTACAGCGATCGCAGTAAGTCAGCTTGAACAGAATGGGCAGCTTTCATTCGATGATAGGCTGATAGATTGTTTGGACGTTGATTTTCCGCATTTTGATAATGATATTACTGTTCATCATCTGCTGAGTCATACATCGGGGATTCCTGACTATTTTGATGAAGAGGTAATGGATGACTTTGAAGAACTTTGGGTGAAATATCCGATGTACAATCTGCGGGAATTACGTGAATTTTTGCCGCTTTTTCAACATGGCCGCATGATGTCCCGGCCAGGAGAAAAGTTCCATTATAATAATGCAGGCTATATATTGCTTGGAATGATTGTGGAGCATGTAAGCAAGCTTCGGTTTACGGATTATGTACAGAAGCATATTTTCAATAAAGCTGGTATGAGGCGTTCCGGATATTTTTCATTTGATTCCCTGCCAGCGAATACAGCCCTTGGCTATATTGATAATCCGGATGGAACCTGGCGTACGAATATCTATTCACTACCGGTTAAAGGCGGATCCGATGGTGGGGCATTTGTCACTGTTCAAGATATGGCAAACCTTTGGCATGTATTGCTAAACGGGGAGCTGTTGGATAAGAAGCATACAGATTTACTGATGGAAACCCACTGTATGGTGAAAGGAAATAGTTATTACGGATATGGAGTGTGGATTCGTAAGGAAGGTTTGGAGAAATATCATGTGATGGGCTATGACCCGGGCGTCAGCTTTCATTCGGCGTATTATCCCGAAATATCAGCAACAGTGGTTGTATGTTCCAACAAATCGGATGGTGCATTTGATATGATGCAGGCAATTGAAGAAGCACTTGAAGCGCAGTGGGATCGGGGTTATTAA